One Arachis hypogaea cultivar Tifrunner chromosome 2, arahy.Tifrunner.gnm2.J5K5, whole genome shotgun sequence genomic window, GTGTTATAATTAACAAATGATTTCTCGAATAATTTTGTCTTAGGATGTCTAATCTTTGAATTATTCTGTAAAAGAAGTTATTGTACTTATATCTTTGTTTTATCTTTGGGTTTCTTATTCAGATGAAGTATGTCTACAAAATGTATTGAATGTCTCCGATATTCTTATTAATCCAGATTTACAAGAAACTGTTAGATTTCTTGAGAGGTTagttatttgatttaaattttttctctGTTTTAATTCTATCTTTGAAGTTTTTTCTATtagtattataaattaatgatttATTGTTGTTATCTGTAGGCTTGATGTTGCTTCTTATCATTTCTTTAGCTTTAAGAAGAATATTCATGGTTCATTAGTTTCCTATATTAATCATGATTCATTCGATTGGAGGCGCATCCGTACAATTCAACTAATTCAACAAAAGatggaggtaatttttcatttGTGTGGTTCATACCGTCGTATTTTTaacttgaatttattttttaaaccagTCTTGTTTGCCAAACTTTTATAATTTCATTTTATGTGCTCAATTCTTTCCAGAATCCATTCTTCTTTGTTGCGGGTAAAATTAAACAAGTTGTTGGTGATGGTCATTGGTGGTCTTTCTCGTGTGTTTGTGGACACAGCATTCAGAAGCATTCACATGACAATTTCTATTGTCAAGTTTGTGACAAAAATATTGATAATGTCATTGCTaggtatttattttaaatatgtataatataacTCTGCATTGGCAAAATCTGTTCTTGCTTTTAGCTTTTTTTTatacgtttaaaatataatacataACTATTTTTTATGCATTTCCTTAGctatagagtaaaaataattgTGGAAGATAGTACTTCAAGTGGAATCTTTGTTCTCCTTAATGCTGCTGCAACTAAATTATTTGGAAAATCTTgctctgtcgctttggatcagtTTCAGAAAGAGTTGAATGTGAGTtacgtttattttttaaaacaatcaTCTATTTGTCAGTTTCAAGTCTTTATATTTAGTTCATTATGTGGTTTATATCTTCTTATTTGTGTATGTCAGGATTTTAATCATCCATTGCATCCTGCTTTTTTTGAGCTTGTTGTTGGAAAAGAATTAATTCTCAAaattgagttcacagagttaatTAAGGAAGAATTTGGTGGAATGTTCAAAGTTATTACAATACTGGATGACAGACAGACAGGTTTAGGGTTGAGTGTTGATTCACGTATAAATGTATGTTTACATTCTATTTGTAACTTTTATATAATGCTTCCTTAGCTTCATAGATATAaatttgtcaatttttgtttgcaatgtattttttatttattttttatgtaaatgtaCTCATTTGGTATTTTTTCTTTATACTGTAGGATACTTTTCAAGCACCTGCGTACACTCCAATATGTGAAGCTGATTTTCATTATTCtgaaatagaaaaatatacaagTCGAATTCCATTTGATGCTTCTATTGATGCTAACAATATTGATGAGATGTTGCTGGATTCTATTTCAACTGGTTTCAATTGTGCAACTCCCGATCCAGTATATTCTAATATTTATTacgtgaatttttttatttattaaagaatTAAGAATGTTAATTGTTTTTTATTACTGCCATAAAAAATGAAATATTCTTTGCAAAAATTATCTATTGAGCAATTTTGTcatatttattgttattaatcATATGTTTATCTTTTCTAAAAATGGCCTCTGCATAGGATGTATATGATTTGTTGCTTGGATCTATAGTCTCTGTCATAAAGGAACAAAAATGGTGGTACTCATCTTGTCTTTGTGGTGGAGTTACTCGTGCAATTAAAGGATCATTTTTTTGTGACATGTGTGAACTTGAATGTGTTGATGTTATACCCAGGTTTGCACAAAGAGTTGATTTTatcccgttttttttttaattccaatGATTTTTCAAAATCAAGTAATTCCTTATTTTGTTCACTTACATACTTTTTAGATAAATGTTAAGCCATCAAAATGATCtttatatatttcttttgtgTTATTATTATACAGTTACCGAATTAAGGTGATTATTTCTCATGCAAACGGTAGCAATGTGTTTCTGCTTCATGATCGTGAGATTActcaaataattaagaaaagatgCTCTGCTTTGCTAAATGAAAATCCCCATTTGAAACAGGTTCATTTATGTTTCTTAtagtttttttctaattttttaaatttttaacgtaGGCTGATATTGATTATAGAATAATTTTTCTCATTAGACTCATTGTAATTCCATTCCTTCTTATGATTTGTTtcatttcttatttaatttttttgaatttagacTAATACTGAACGTAAAGTTCCTCCCGAACTGGGTAACTATTTGATTCAAAGGAAGATGGTTTTCATGATTGATCCTCGACCTCTGGGGTATCAGTATAACACAAGTGTGTATATGGTTCTTCGGATTTGTGATGATATGTCACTGGTTAATCTTTTTGAAGCTGCTGCTTCCATGCATGATAAAAAGGTGATCGATGTAATATTTTCGAATATAAATCTTTGTATTATATATGCTTTAGTTatgttgctatttttttttatatttaatttggttaaatatttggtttattttaaaattttaaaattttcaaatgtgTCCATTTTCAGAGAGGTTTGATTCAGAATAAGTTCCCTGATAGTATTACTAAAAATGAAAAAGCTGAGAGCTCATCCTCACGTTTGCTGACAAtggatgattttcaaaaattatatcaaatggtgGATACCAAAGTATGATAAGTTTAAATTATTGATTCTTTttagaagttaattttttttattactttcatcttttaattagtaattataagtttcaaaattctttattttatggTTGTAGGAATACTTCATGGATATTGGCTGTCTATCAGAAGCAACTGTTAACATGGAAAAAAAGGTGTCTTAATTGTAATTCTTTTCTTACGATGTACAactatttttcataattttattttaagaattgGGATTGGATTTTAAAAAATGATTACTATTAGTTTaactttattatatatttgtacttATTAgcatttgatatttatttttgtatagaTGGATGATTCTTTGTTGGATGAGGAAGTAGATTGTGCTAGCAGCATGGCTTTACCAGATTCGTCTTCTTATGGTGTAGCTGAACATGAACTtcaaaatgcatttaaaatatGCATGCAACATCAATCTGATCCGACCTCAATGCATTAAAATAGAAATATGTTTTCAGCTGTATTTTGTTCTTTTTGGATTTTGTCTTGATTTTGTGAATTTAGAGTAAAATTCTCCAACAtgaattaatatgtatttttgttATCCCTCATGTAATCGaaactattatatttatattaagatATTGGTGAACTTTGTAtgaaatattttgttttgattaatatgtattttagttgattatattttaaatgagttattatataaatatatttagaaattgattgtgttaataccaaaattttaaactaaattgttgaatgtatttaaaattttaatgttattatctctataatttaaatatttttattacactaaattaaatgtttttatatattttatatacataaccaTTTAGagttatacatatataattaaatttaataaaaaaatcatatttaagaCCGTGCGAATGCACGGGGGTATACTACTAGTATAAAATCAAGTTCGACTACAAAATGCTTTGTTTGAACAATGAACTTATATTAAGTATCAAACAAgcatttcaaatatatatatatatgaaagcaCCAATGACTCATGCTCGCTGGGATAACATGTGATACTATTttagtaaaagaaataaaaactgCTCAAGAAACATATAGCAAGCACATACATGATGCattaaaaaacgaaaaagaaatatACACTGAGAATGCAATAAAGTATACAATGTTCCAGAAATgtttttcttctctccttttttttttcttgcttctgcATTATTCATAGCATACTAAATAGTGACTAGTAACTTCTTCATATCAGAACTTTGTAACTCTTTCCTCCACGAGTTTCTACTCAACACACAGCTAAGGAAATATCCGGCAAAGAATTCTGTCCAGAAATTGCCAATATTGCAGCCTCCATTTCTTCCAAAACAAGAGGGGAACAATCACAATTTCGAGTCCGAAAACCGATCCTAGTTCTGCACTCACTAAATTCCAGTGAACTTCACAAGCTAGGCTTCCACATGGTGGCAGTGTATGCATTCCATGATCTGGAGTTTTGGTGAGTGGAGGTCCATACAACCCATTATTGCCTTCAAATGAGCTTGCTTCGAATGACTGAAGTTGAGTACTTGGTGGGATCTTCCCAATCAAATGATTATAGGAAATATTTAAGGCTGAGAGAAAGCTTAAACTTGCAAGATTATTGGGAATTTCTCCTTCAAGTGATTTCTTTGACAGATCCAATGACTCAAGCTGTATCAGATTTCCAATGGTTGATGGGATTCTACCCGAAAGACCATTACTTGACAAGTTGAGCACATACAGTGCATTCAAATCCATTAATTCCTTTGGTATTGGCCCTTCAAATTGATTGTGTGAGAAATCAATGGAAATGAGGATCGTTAGGATTTTAACCAATACAATTTGTTGACCTTTGCTTGTGACTGTTATTGAATCCTGATATTATATATCACCAACTGGAAATTCAAgatgttctaccttagattgatcTTCTTCCACATTAGACATCATGGCTTTCCAATTTCTGAACCATATTCCAGGAAGTTTACAGTTAAAGGCCACATCAACAATCTGACTCTTTTTCCAAACACCACTGTCTTTTACACATCTCATCGGACTGTGGAATTTATTATTCCGCAAAACCAGGACGCAACCGTGGATATATTTCTTAGAAAGCAAGGAAAGCCCCCAATGATCTTATTTCTTCCAATGTCTAATACCTCTAAGGCAGTGCAATGTGCCAGAGACTTTGGAAGTGGCCCTACTAATGGATTTCCATTGAAAATGAGCACAAGAACTTGGAAATATATTGGGGGACTTTGCCTGATATTTTGTTATTGGAAAGGTCAAGAACTTGAAGGTTTGAAGCATTGCACAAGGAATGAGGGATGCTGCCGTGAAAACTATTGTTTGCGAGAGAAACATAA contains:
- the LOC112727904 gene encoding receptor-like protein 19 is translated as MRCVKDSGVWKKSQIVDVAFNCKLPGIWFRNWKAMMSNVEEDQSKDSITVTSKGQQIVLVKILTILISIDFSHNQFEGPIPKELMDLNALYVLNLSSNGLSGRIPSTIGNLIQLESLDLSKKSLEGEIPNNLASLSFLSALNISYNHLIGKIPPSTQLQSFEASSFEGNNGLYGPPLTKTPDHGMHTLPPCGSLACEVHWNLVSAELGSVFGLEIVIVPLLFWKKWRLQYWQFLDRILCRIFP